From a single Buchnera aphidicola (Aphis craccivora) genomic region:
- the ruvX gene encoding Holliday junction resolvase RuvX, whose protein sequence is MMVIAFDFGIKNIGVAVGEKIIKKGKALNKLAAHNGRPNWNDIKYLLKMWKPSCIIVGLPLNMDGTRQNITKKAEIFANLLKNKFNASVELHDERLSTKEARSLIFNQYGFKAFKKDQIHSTAAVVILESWFNQSL, encoded by the coding sequence ATAATGGTGATTGCATTTGATTTTGGAATTAAAAATATTGGAGTAGCTGTAGGCGAAAAAATTATTAAAAAAGGAAAAGCGTTAAATAAATTAGCCGCACATAATGGACGTCCAAATTGGAACGATATAAAATATTTATTAAAAATGTGGAAACCCAGTTGTATTATTGTAGGACTACCTCTAAACATGGATGGAACACGACAAAACATAACAAAAAAAGCAGAAATATTTGCTAATTTATTAAAAAATAAATTTAATGCTTCTGTTGAATTACACGATGAACGTTTAAGCACAAAAGAAGCTAGATCTTTAATATTTAATCAATACGGTTTTAAAGCATTTAAAAAAGATCAAATTCATTCTACTGCAGCTGTTGTTATCTTAGAAAGTTGGTTTAATCAATCTTTATAA
- a CDS encoding YggS family pyridoxal phosphate-dependent enzyme gives MKNIENNIKILKKKIQYSLENNNSLLKKIKIIAASKNQSVEKIQIVLSSGIYEFGENYIQESIHKIKKLKKNNKIIWHFIGKLQSKKTKLVAQYFDWCQTIDREKIAILLNKYRTNKKIPMNVLIQINISQEENKNGIYIKNYKKLANIVSKMPNLNFRGIMAMPKKEKEIIKYCDYENIRNIFNILKNEYKSVDTLSLGTSFDVKTALMYNSNMIRIGKDIFNS, from the coding sequence ATGAAAAATATCGAAAATAATATAAAAATTCTTAAAAAAAAAATTCAATATTCATTGGAAAACAATAATTCTTTATTAAAGAAAATTAAAATTATCGCCGCCAGTAAAAATCAATCAGTTGAAAAAATCCAAATAGTTTTATCATCTGGAATATATGAATTTGGAGAAAATTACATTCAAGAAAGTATTCATAAAATTAAAAAACTAAAAAAAAATAACAAAATTATTTGGCATTTTATAGGAAAGTTGCAATCAAAAAAAACTAAATTAGTTGCTCAATATTTTGATTGGTGTCAAACTATCGATCGAGAAAAAATTGCAATTTTATTAAATAAATATAGAACAAACAAAAAAATTCCAATGAATGTTTTAATACAAATCAATATTTCTCAAGAAGAAAATAAAAATGGTATTTATATAAAAAATTATAAAAAACTAGCAAATATTGTTTCTAAAATGCCTAATCTTAATTTTCGAGGAATTATGGCAATGCCTAAAAAAGAAAAAGAAATCATAAAATATTGTGATTATGAAAATATCAGAAATATATTTAATATTTTAAAAAATGAATATAAATCAGTTGATACACTATCATTGGGAACTAGTTTTGATGTTAAAACAGCTCTCATGTATAACAGTAATATGATTAGAATTGGAAAAGATATTTTTAATTCTTGA